tttatataaaaaaagggACAATAAAAACTGGTTTTATATTAGCGTTTATAAAAATAGATTGTTTGAAAaagttattattttgaaaaattaaacaTATCATGCCATATGTACCTTTTGAGTGAGATTTTGAGAAGAGTTGCTCTTTGGAGAGCACAGTACGATGAAATTGATTCTATTACAAGTTATTGGAACGATATGAGTTTTTTTACGAGTCAACCGAAggagtaggttttttgtgagacggtcttacaaatctttatctgtgagacaggtcaatcttattgatattcacaataaaagtaacactcttagcataaaaaagtaacattttttcatgaatgatccaaataagatattcgtctaaTAAAATACGATATCGTCTCGCAAAAATTTTTGTCCAACCGAAGTGGTCCCTGCTATCATTTTGTTGATTCACAGTTTATATCAAAGATTAATAAAGCATTCCATTTTcagagataaaaaaaattaatttccacATATAATATATTGCCCCTCACTTTTTGTCGCGAATGTTATCTTATCCACAAATACATATACCGGAAATGAGAAAAGAAATGGAAAATATTGGTGGACAAAATGGATAATTATTTTGTCGTCGTTtcacaaacatatatatatctatacttctatactattatattaagtgtGAAGGCCTTAAAATAACTACCTTTTAAGGACATCAAAATAGTTAATTTCATAATTACTTTTCTTATTCTACTAAAAATCTTTTCAagtcactccatattttaaatattacaaaatcaaaacaaaacttCCCTTTTAAATTACCCTTCTTACTCTACTAAAAATCTTTTCAagtcactccatattttaaatataaaaaattcaaaacaaaacttcccttttaaatcgaacaacttttctaaatcgaaaataatttcgtgttaattatttagtattatttaatcaaattaaaaataaaaatagcacatgcaatgcatgtgcatcttttactagtatatattatatgtaagacagtttgatttgatctGTATTtgtatttagaaaaaaaaataaaattttaacttaaaaaatagtatttttttgAGTCGAATTAGATTTAAAATATGTCTTATCGATATTGAATTATAAAATAGTGTAGTTTTTGAGGCAATCAACTTTTTTAGGACAAATGAAACTTTTCTTTTTCTAAAAATCACAACCAACATTGTTAATCAAAGAGACAACATAATGAGTGATCCCCCAATTTTCTTTTTCTCAAATCTCAACGAATAAAGGACTACTCTCTCAAAAAAAAGGCGAAACATAATACTATGATAGTATCCGTTGGATTTACATTCTATTTCAAAACCAACGGCGATCCTCATTTCTCTCTCCTGCCAAAAACCAGAAAAAGAGAGAGAAGAAGAAAAGAACCTCTCTCAAGGAAATGATTCTTGTTGGGTTCTTTTGAATCGAACATTATCGATCTCTCTAACGGTttccttcaaataattttttttatagattatTCAGAAAGAGAAGATTCTGAAGGGACTTATAAGCTAGGAAATATGAGTTTTTGAAAGTGGGCAATTTGGATTTCTGCCAAAGGTTGGATTTTTCGAGGTGGGAAGAAGATATTGCACTCAATCATTAGACTCGTAGATCTGGGCTTTTGAGATTGCCACAAAAGATTGTATTTTCCCTTGTTAGcatctctgtttttttttttttttgccaaatAATACAATATACGGAGTGTGCATTTTATATATTCGGGGAAGATTGGATCTGTGGGATCTGTTGTCATATTTCTGTTTTTGTACTTAAATGGCAACAATTGAAATCGAGAGCGTTGAGTGCTTTTCTTCATCGGATGACATTGAAGATGAAGAGATGCAATCATTAGTTTCTTCTCACCCCCATTTGTTTTCTTCCAAGAATCTTAATGTGGTGCCCTCTGGAATGGCTCCGACAAGCGTCCATGAATTGCTTGAATGCCCTGTCTGTACTAATTCTATGTACCCACCCATTCATCAGGTATGCTGTTTCTATTAGTTCTCTTATTTGAGCTTTTTGGGGGTATATCCTTTTCTTTGGGTGTATTGTTTATTCAATCTTGTGATTCAATATGCATACCGTTACGTGTTCATTCGAATGTGATGCTTTGGTTTTACTTTTTTGAAACTGAATTATATTAATTGGATTTGTCGTAATTTACTAGGGTTATTCACAGGACACAGCATCTACGCAGTCATGATAATCTTGGTTGCATTATTCTTAGGTGAAATATATTAATGTACTTTTGGCATTAGATGGGGAGAATTTTCTAGTTCAGATGATGATTATGCAAAAAAGCTAAATTGCACTCCCGCAAGCATAGATGTTTTTCTTCATTCAGAATCGGAATTCTATTTCAATATTTTGATTGGCTTGTGCTgtagtttttgtaaatatacAGTTGTAGTATCTAAGTCTGCATTATttctctttcaatttcaggataTTTATGTATGAGATACCTGGAAATTGAGAAGTTATGCTTCGTAATACattaaaatttgtgtgaaacagGACACAACAAACTTAGTCGTGTATACTGCTACTGTATTAAAAGGCTTGAGAGTTGAGAGGATGTTTTTgcatttgggattttaagattctGATAATGACATTGTCACTTTTCGTTTTATCCAATATCGTTTTTAGTATTGCCATGATTTAGTGTTCGGACCTGAGCTTTGACTAATAGAGAACTTTACAAGCTTTCCTGTTTATTTGTGTAACATGAAGCATGGTTGATTGATAATGTGCTCTTTTACAGTGTCACAATGGGCACACACTCTGTTCAACGTGCAAGACAAGAGTGCACAATCGATGCCCTACATGCAGACAAGAACTCGGTGACATCCGGTGCTTGGCACTGGAGAAGGTTGCAGAATCACTAGATCTACCTTGCAAATATTATTCTTTGGGATGCCTGGAAATTTTTCCATATTATAGTAAACTCAAACACGAAGCAGTTTGCAATTTCAGACCATACTGTTGTCCCTATGCTGGATCGGAGTGCTTGGTTACTGGGGACATTCCCTTCCTCGTATCCCATTTGAAAGATGATCATAAAGTGGACATGCACACAGGTTGTACTTTTAATCATCGCTGTGTGAAGTCAAACCCTCGTGAAGTAGAAAATGCCACTTGGATGTTAACAGTGAGTTCACAGTCCCTTTTAGGTACTTTGGATTTGATTTGGGCAACAGTAGCATGAatctatgatgttcttgattTTCTCCTGGCTTCAGGTCACCTCTAATTTATTTCTTTTGTGAACTAGATGACTTCTTGTGCATATATTGTAGTGTTCTTGAATCTTCTATATTCAGCAGAATATGGAAAGAACAGCAGAATCCAGATGCTGGCGCCTGCATACCAAATCTTTGTAGTTGATTGAGCTCGTTGATTTTTGAGTAAGATTTTACGTGTTTTCTGGCTTTTGTGTGTCTGCTTAAGGGATGTGTTGTAGTGCTAAACTTCTGCTGTTCAACATATCAAGTATAGCTTGTTAACTGATTCTTGGAAATCATTTGTAGTTTCCTTATTAAATGGGCGTTTCGATCAGTTATTTGCATGATGAATGGGAGATGATCATTATATTTGGGTTGTGGCTTTGAAACAAGCAACCTCTGAGAAAGGACCCATAAGCATAAACAAGTTAGGGAGCGTTTGGTACGCTTGATTAGGCgggattattttttttatcctgCCTAGTCAGCTGTTTGGTACGCatgattatttaaccaagtcaatccctcctatgaatgattagcttatattaggtaggttaaaataatacctcatCACCTCCCCTAtgattatttatccaactcttaATACCTCTTAGTTTTTCAATTTTATCCCTTCTCTTATATTCAAattcaccaccacttcccgccaccGACCACCTCCGCCACGACCGCCGGCTGCCGGCCGGTGCCGGCCGATTTTTCCGGCCGCCGTCCTCGTCAACCGTTTCCGGCCGACCATGTCCGGCCAGCCGCTGCCGCGAATGGGAAGGGCGATtttgtcttttcatcaaaaaattcaaaattatcctacacttaaaaatcttaccaaaaataatattattttacaccatatattacaattctaccacaatcattttctttatcatttacatactaataattagtttatcctatccttccaaccaaacgtagccttaaagataaatattatttttggacaAATCCAAACACCATTCCTGTACTTCATgttttaacaaaaaatttacCTTTTCAATGGACTTCATTTATTTTAtatccatttttctttttcttcttttgtATAGTTTTATAAATTATTGTTTTAGAAATCTTTATTATCAaataacattaaaaaaattaggtattttctaaaatattatcaattgtgtatttaaatttattgcaaGTCTAAATGATATCTGTCTCCaaaaataggggaaaatgaaaTTTTAATCAAGGAAATTGATATGTTtggaattttttatatataatttgtcaatatttgattttcattcaataaattgaattttatttttaatagtttttaccaaaaactattaaattaatcaaatattaCTTATTTACATTGATTTTATGGATGTACGTCATGTAGCGGGAatacaaatatattatatagattaaaataattataaacatAAATGAAGaggaaaaataaaacaaaacgatGTCTAATATTTCAAAATCGTTGGAAAAAAGCTTATCGTTTTTCTTTATTTGTTgagatatattttaatttatataatatagttttttttcTCCTGATATGAGTAATGTAGAATATAATCGATATCAAATACATTAtacatatagatatatataaatTGTCCATATGCtttaacatttttaaaaataataccaACATTTTTTTAACATgctataatttaatttaattaaattattgaacGTGTTATTATGTCTAATTAAAGAAGTTAGAGATGAGCATACTTTTGCAAGTGTAGTATAGGAAAGATACAATAATGGTGCTCTCATTTTAACTTTAACTCTTCACAATATAAAAAGTTCATCTATCCATGCAAACAGAggcggatttagtgtagggcgaacgggggccacggcccccccaaaaaatttaaaaaaaaattttagtatatagcgacgggtttaaccaaaccgtcgccgatctagatcgacGACGGTTATtgtgaaaaccgtcgctatattgcgacggttattgtcaaaaccgtcgctatattgcgaCGGTTATTGTCAAAATCGTACGTTGTTAAGAAACGTACGGTTGATGTTTTGTTCAATGTAACCCGTAGAATTTTTGTCTTTTCCCTTCTAAATTTTTGTTGTCTTTTGTAAGCGGCCCTCCAATATCGAAATCCTAGATCCGCCCCTGCAtgcaaacatatatatttttgcgACTCTTTCGAACCCCTTTACGCCTTATTCTACACTTAAAGGAAATGGAACCATCCAAAGTAACAAATgcgttctcttttttttttttttaattataattattctaAAGTTGCAAAAGCATCTGCTTCGGTTTCCTTCCCTTgttgaaattaaattaatttaaaatgatttcgcCATACTTTTTTTGGAATTCTCAATTATGAAGTTAATTTTCTCTTCTCATATAATTACGGTATTACACATGAAATAACACTCTCACTATATTTAATACAACAGTTCatctaacttcaaaataaaaatacgcGACATATTGTATTAAAACATATAAaatagggcaaaaacttgtgtgagacggtctcacgggtcgtattttgtgagacgtatatcttatttgagtcatccatgaaaaaatattactttttatgctaagagtattattttttattatgaatatcggtagggttgacccgtttcacagataaagattcgtgagaccacgTCACAAAATACCTGCTCATAAAATAGTGTTACTACATATATAATACAGACTCAACCCATAGTTGTATAAATGCAGAAAGAGGGCACTCACTTTTATATGTAGATTCTCGTGCTTTTAAATATAACACGAGCTTATGATTCCCTTTTGTTTGCTTTTTACTACTTTCTCAAATGGAATATTTACAATTTTTTAGGTGTCCATTTAATGCAATAGAGGATTGAGGAATAATGAAGCAAGAGAGTAGAAATGGTATTTTCCACATTCTTTGAGGTTCAAAACTTTATGGTTTAGACAAAAATATGACTATGGAAAAAAAATTT
This genomic interval from Primulina eburnea isolate SZY01 chromosome 16, ASM2296580v1, whole genome shotgun sequence contains the following:
- the LOC140817309 gene encoding E3 ubiquitin-protein ligase SINAT3-like, yielding MATIEIESVECFSSSDDIEDEEMQSLVSSHPHLFSSKNLNVVPSGMAPTSVHELLECPVCTNSMYPPIHQCHNGHTLCSTCKTRVHNRCPTCRQELGDIRCLALEKVAESLDLPCKYYSLGCLEIFPYYSKLKHEAVCNFRPYCCPYAGSECLVTGDIPFLVSHLKDDHKVDMHTGCTFNHRCVKSNPREVENATWMLTVSSQSLLGTLDLIWATVA